From a region of the Flavobacterium sediminilitoris genome:
- a CDS encoding TspO/MBR family protein: MSKSLRIVYIVVICLAVGYLSSLITQSSITTWYPTIKKPFFNPPNWVFAPVWTILYVMMGIAAGLVWDKLEENKELVKKGLFLFTIQLLLNLLWTYLFFGLQNILLALLEIVLLLLIIYETYLVFKKIDNTAGKLFIPYIAWVVFATILTISIYFLNF; this comes from the coding sequence ATGAGTAAGTCTTTAAGAATTGTATATATAGTAGTTATTTGTTTAGCAGTTGGTTATTTATCGAGTTTAATTACTCAAAGCAGTATAACAACTTGGTATCCAACTATTAAAAAACCATTTTTTAACCCTCCAAATTGGGTTTTTGCTCCAGTATGGACAATTTTGTATGTAATGATGGGAATTGCTGCTGGATTGGTTTGGGATAAATTAGAAGAAAATAAAGAATTAGTAAAAAAAGGACTTTTCCTTTTTACGATTCAATTATTATTAAACCTTTTATGGACCTATTTGTTTTTTGGATTGCAGAATATTTTACTTGCATTACTAGAAATAGTACTTTTACTGTTAATTATTTATGAAACATATTTGGTTTTCAAGAAGATAGATAATACTGCTGGAAAATTATTTATTCCCTATATTGCATGGGTAGTTTTTGCTACAATCCTAACTATTTCCATTTATTTTTTAAACTTCTAA
- a CDS encoding diphosphomevalonate/mevalonate 3,5-bisphosphate decarboxylase family protein, protein MFSEKDFIASNYSEINNATFQYSAPSNIALVKYWGKKENQIPANPSISFTLNNCKTITKLSVENKKSIINNSLENKISFDLFFEGKPKESFNPKIEKFLERILVYCPFLNDYHLTIHTENTFPHSSGIASSASGMAALAMNIMNLEKELSPSISDDYFYSKASFLARLGSGSACRSIKGEVVIWGNHKEVSNSSDLFGVEFSNIHSNFKNYQDTILLVDKGEKQVSSTVGHNLMHNHPYAEKRFEQAHENLSKIKDILSTGNISEFIKIVESEALTLHAMMMTSMPYFILMKPNTLEIINRIWKFRNETQIPVCFTLDAGANVHILYPENVKEEVLHFIKNELVDYCQNEQYICDQIGNGAKSI, encoded by the coding sequence ATGTTTTCCGAGAAAGATTTTATTGCTTCTAATTATTCAGAAATTAACAATGCTACTTTTCAATATAGTGCTCCAAGTAATATTGCATTAGTAAAATATTGGGGGAAAAAAGAAAATCAAATTCCTGCAAATCCTTCTATCAGTTTTACTTTAAATAATTGTAAAACAATTACAAAGCTTTCTGTAGAAAATAAAAAATCAATCATAAATAATTCATTAGAGAACAAAATTTCATTTGATTTATTTTTCGAAGGAAAACCAAAAGAAAGTTTCAATCCTAAAATTGAAAAATTTTTAGAACGAATTCTCGTTTATTGTCCATTTTTAAACGATTATCATTTAACCATTCATACTGAAAACACTTTTCCTCACAGTTCAGGAATTGCTTCTTCTGCATCAGGAATGGCTGCTTTGGCTATGAACATAATGAATCTTGAGAAAGAATTATCTCCATCAATATCAGATGATTATTTTTATTCAAAAGCGTCTTTTTTGGCGCGATTAGGAAGTGGAAGTGCTTGTAGAAGTATAAAAGGAGAAGTTGTGATTTGGGGGAATCACAAAGAAGTTTCTAACAGTTCTGATTTATTTGGAGTAGAATTTTCAAATATCCATTCTAATTTTAAAAATTATCAGGATACCATTTTATTAGTCGATAAAGGAGAGAAACAAGTTTCAAGCACAGTTGGACACAATCTTATGCATAATCATCCTTATGCTGAAAAAAGATTTGAACAAGCGCATGAAAATCTTTCAAAGATAAAAGACATATTATCTACTGGAAACATTTCCGAATTTATTAAAATTGTAGAAAGTGAAGCTTTAACATTGCATGCTATGATGATGACTTCAATGCCATACTTTATTTTAATGAAACCCAACACTCTTGAAATCATTAATCGTATTTGGAAATTTAGAAACGAAACTCAAATTCCTGTTTGCTTTACATTAGATGCTGGAGCAAATGTTCATATTTTATATCCTGAAAATGTGAAAGAAGAAGTTTTACATTTTATTAAGAATGAATTAGTTGACTATTGTCAAAATGAACAGTATATTTGTGACCAAATTGGCAATGGTGCAAAATCCATTTAA
- a CDS encoding mevalonate kinase family protein — MKGPLFYSKILLFGEYGIIQDSKGLSIPYNFYKGALKTDKNPSTDAKNSNMSLQKFALHLAHLQKEQPELVTFNLDALNDDISNGMYFDSSIPQGYGVGSSGALVAAIYDKYATNKVTVLENLTRDKLLQLKAIFSQMESFFHGKSSGLDPLNSYLSLPILINSKDNIEPTGIPSQSTQGKGAVFLIDSGIVGETAPMVNIFMENLKDNGFRKMLKSQFIKHTDACVDNFLHGDIKSLFENTKKLSKVVLSHFKPMIPEQFHQIWQNGIETNDYYLKLCGSGGGGYILGFTEDIEKAKTSLKDYKLEIVYNF; from the coding sequence ATGAAAGGACCCTTATTTTATTCGAAAATATTATTGTTTGGAGAATATGGAATTATCCAAGACTCTAAAGGACTTTCAATACCTTACAATTTTTACAAAGGAGCTTTAAAAACGGACAAAAATCCTTCAACAGATGCGAAAAACTCTAATATGAGTTTACAAAAATTTGCATTGCATTTAGCTCATTTACAAAAAGAGCAACCGGAATTGGTTACTTTTAATTTAGATGCATTAAACGATGACATATCTAATGGAATGTACTTCGACTCAAGTATTCCACAAGGTTATGGTGTAGGAAGTAGTGGTGCTTTAGTTGCTGCTATATATGATAAATATGCTACAAATAAGGTTACAGTTTTAGAAAACTTAACTCGCGATAAATTATTACAACTTAAAGCCATTTTTTCTCAAATGGAATCTTTCTTCCATGGAAAAAGTTCTGGCTTAGATCCATTAAACAGTTATTTAAGTCTTCCAATATTAATCAATTCAAAGGATAATATTGAACCGACAGGAATCCCTAGTCAAAGTACACAAGGTAAAGGTGCTGTTTTCTTAATAGATTCAGGTATTGTAGGAGAAACAGCTCCTATGGTAAATATTTTTATGGAAAACTTAAAGGACAATGGATTTCGTAAAATGTTAAAATCACAATTTATCAAACATACTGATGCTTGTGTAGATAATTTTTTACACGGCGATATAAAATCATTATTTGAAAACACTAAAAAACTTTCGAAAGTAGTTTTAAGTCATTTTAAGCCTATGATTCCAGAGCAGTTTCATCAAATTTGGCAAAATGGAATTGAAACTAATGATTATTACTTAAAACTATGTGGATCAGGTGGTGGTGGTTATATTCTTGGTTTTACTGAGGATATTGAAAAAGCAAAAACATCTTTAAAAGATTATAAACTTGAAATAGTTTACAATTTTTAA
- a CDS encoding geranylgeranylglycerol-phosphate geranylgeranyltransferase — translation MLTRKSKLFLTKIFSFFSVVRGYNIWVIALAQYLSAIYILAPEERAMNILLDWKMFLIVLSSSLTIASGYIINNFYDAKKDLINRPKKAMIDRLVSQSTKLKVYFAINFLVVTLVSFISWKAVLFFSSYIFLIWYYSHKLKKQIIIGNLTAAVLAVLPFFGILMYYRNFYQVIFAHATFLFLIIFIRELIKDLENIEGDLANEYKTIPVLFGEYTSKVIISIITTLTIIPVYFLTDIYDVGYMDIYFYTSLIFLVFFLLKLWKSKEKTDYLKLHFLLKFIIVSGVFCIILIDPLVLIHGKKLISSY, via the coding sequence ATGCTGACACGGAAATCTAAATTATTTTTAACCAAAATCTTCAGTTTTTTTTCTGTTGTAAGAGGTTATAATATATGGGTAATCGCTCTTGCACAATATCTTTCTGCCATATACATTTTAGCACCCGAAGAGAGAGCTATGAACATTCTACTAGATTGGAAAATGTTTTTAATAGTACTTTCATCATCGTTAACGATAGCTTCAGGGTATATCATTAATAATTTTTATGATGCAAAAAAAGATCTAATAAACCGTCCTAAAAAGGCAATGATTGACAGACTTGTTAGCCAATCTACTAAATTAAAAGTTTATTTTGCTATCAATTTTTTAGTCGTAACGTTGGTTAGTTTTATTTCATGGAAGGCCGTATTATTTTTTTCATCTTATATTTTTTTAATTTGGTATTATTCACACAAACTAAAAAAACAAATTATAATAGGTAATCTTACCGCAGCAGTATTAGCTGTGCTCCCTTTTTTTGGCATCCTAATGTATTATAGGAATTTCTATCAAGTTATTTTTGCTCATGCTACATTTTTGTTTCTTATTATTTTCATACGAGAATTAATAAAAGATTTAGAGAATATTGAAGGAGATTTAGCAAATGAATACAAAACTATTCCTGTTTTGTTTGGAGAATATACTTCCAAAGTTATTATTTCAATAATAACAACTTTAACTATAATTCCTGTTTACTTCTTGACTGATATATATGATGTGGGTTATATGGATATTTATTTTTATACCAGTTTAATCTTCCTCGTCTTTTTTTTACTAAAATTATGGAAGTCAAAAGAAAAAACAGACTATTTAAAACTTCATTTTTTACTAAAATTTATAATTGTTTCTGGTGTTTTTTGCATTATTTTAATAGATCCATTAGTTTTGATTCATGGAAAAAAACTAATATCTAGTTATTAG
- a CDS encoding pseudouridine synthase produces the protein MTRHQGDNNKKKGTSSRQGGTKKPSASRGNAPIRKTPSKFSVKPTESKAPKTPKAPSNPDEMRLNKYISNSGMCSRRDADIYIQSGNVKVNGEVVTEMGYRVKLTDTVQFDGSIINPEKKEYILLNKPKNFSTAGDDAKGDGNVLDLVRGATKANLQPVGRMDKTTTGLLLFTNDTDMVRKFTTPNQRSSKLYQVTLDKNLRYEDLEKISGGLTIDEHRVYVEEVTYIENEPKSEIGIKMKTANVKIVRKIFEHLKYNVIKLDRVTFAGLTKKNLPRGNWRFLTEQEIINLKNS, from the coding sequence ATGACACGTCATCAGGGAGACAACAACAAGAAGAAAGGAACTTCTTCAAGACAAGGTGGAACAAAAAAACCTAGTGCTTCAAGGGGGAATGCACCTATTAGAAAAACACCTTCAAAATTTTCTGTAAAACCTACAGAATCAAAAGCACCAAAAACACCAAAAGCGCCTTCTAATCCAGATGAAATGCGCTTAAATAAATACATTTCTAACTCAGGAATGTGTAGTCGTAGAGATGCTGACATCTATATCCAAAGTGGAAATGTAAAAGTAAATGGTGAAGTAGTCACAGAAATGGGATATAGAGTAAAGCTAACAGATACTGTACAATTTGATGGCTCAATAATTAATCCTGAAAAGAAAGAATATATTTTATTAAACAAACCTAAAAACTTTTCTACTGCTGGTGATGATGCAAAAGGAGACGGAAATGTTTTAGATTTAGTAAGAGGAGCAACTAAAGCCAACTTACAGCCTGTAGGTAGAATGGATAAAACAACAACTGGTTTATTATTGTTTACCAATGATACTGATATGGTTAGAAAATTTACAACGCCAAATCAACGTTCTTCTAAATTATACCAGGTAACATTAGACAAAAATTTAAGATACGAGGATTTAGAAAAAATTTCAGGAGGATTAACAATTGATGAACACAGGGTTTATGTTGAAGAAGTAACATACATTGAAAATGAGCCTAAGAGTGAAATAGGAATTAAAATGAAAACAGCTAATGTAAAAATTGTGCGAAAAATTTTCGAGCACTTAAAATACAATGTTATCAAATTAGACCGAGTTACTTTTGCTGGATTAACCAAAAAGAATTTACCACGTGGAAATTGGCGTTTTTTAACTGAACAAGAAATCATTAATTTAAAAAACAGCTAA
- a CDS encoding nuclear transport factor 2 family protein, with protein sequence MSTIYMTEKIQSIAFRWFEAFNAKDLEKLLALYDDEAQHYSPKLKIRHPETNGLITGKEAMRSWWKDAFERLPNLHYKATSLTVNSDRVFMEYIRKVENEEDLFIAEVLEIKNEKIISSRVYHG encoded by the coding sequence ATGAGTACCATTTATATGACTGAGAAAATACAATCTATTGCTTTTCGTTGGTTTGAAGCTTTTAACGCTAAAGACCTTGAAAAATTACTAGCGCTATATGACGATGAAGCACAACACTATAGCCCAAAATTAAAAATTCGTCATCCTGAAACTAACGGGTTAATCACAGGAAAAGAAGCAATGCGCTCTTGGTGGAAAGATGCTTTCGAAAGATTGCCAAATTTACACTACAAAGCTACTTCTTTAACTGTAAATTCAGATAGGGTTTTCATGGAATACATACGCAAGGTTGAAAATGAAGAAGACTTGTTTATTGCTGAAGTTTTAGAAATAAAAAATGAAAAAATAATTTCTTCAAGAGTATATCACGGATAA
- a CDS encoding alkene reductase: MKKIFSNYKLEGHTLKNRFLMAPMTRSRATQPGDVPNVLMAEYYKQRSTAGIIITEATQVSLQGKGYAKTPGIYTQEQIEGWKLTTKAVHEAGSKIFLQLWHVGRVSSSKVNGLQPIAPSAKIAKDTSVYIFDGAPNGDATFVPVEEPREMNQNDIKNVINEFVQGAKNAIEAGFDGVEVHGANGYLIDQFLRSNSNQRTDEYGGNKENRIKLLIEITKAIIKAIGKEKTGVRLSPFISFKDMNDPEILETIMLAVEQLNDLDIAYIHLCEADWDDAPQIPLEFRIELRKKFKNTIIATGNKTPRNGETLLENELVDLIGFGRKFISNPDYPIRVKENLVLSDISDNHTLFGGGTERGYTDYSNAK; the protein is encoded by the coding sequence ATGAAAAAAATATTTAGTAATTACAAATTAGAAGGACATACATTAAAAAATCGCTTTTTAATGGCGCCAATGACGCGTTCAAGAGCTACTCAGCCAGGTGATGTTCCAAATGTATTAATGGCAGAATATTATAAGCAAAGAAGTACAGCAGGAATTATTATTACAGAAGCAACACAAGTTTCATTACAAGGAAAAGGTTATGCTAAAACACCTGGAATTTATACACAAGAGCAAATTGAAGGATGGAAATTGACAACGAAAGCAGTTCATGAAGCTGGAAGTAAAATATTTTTACAATTGTGGCATGTTGGCAGAGTAAGTTCTTCAAAAGTAAATGGATTGCAACCTATTGCTCCTTCTGCAAAAATAGCAAAAGACACAAGTGTTTATATTTTTGATGGCGCTCCAAATGGAGATGCAACATTTGTACCTGTTGAAGAGCCTAGAGAAATGAATCAAAACGATATTAAAAATGTAATTAATGAGTTTGTTCAAGGAGCAAAAAATGCAATTGAAGCAGGATTTGATGGGGTAGAAGTTCATGGAGCAAATGGTTATTTAATAGATCAGTTTTTACGAAGTAATTCTAACCAAAGAACTGATGAATATGGAGGTAATAAAGAAAATAGAATCAAACTTTTAATTGAAATAACAAAAGCAATTATCAAAGCAATTGGCAAAGAAAAAACAGGAGTTCGTCTTTCACCATTTATAAGTTTTAAAGATATGAATGATCCAGAGATATTAGAAACAATAATGCTTGCAGTAGAACAATTAAATGACTTAGATATTGCTTATATTCATTTATGCGAAGCCGATTGGGACGATGCTCCACAAATTCCTCTAGAATTTAGGATAGAATTACGTAAGAAATTTAAAAATACAATTATTGCAACAGGAAATAAAACACCGAGAAACGGAGAAACATTGTTAGAAAATGAATTAGTTGATTTAATTGGTTTTGGACGAAAGTTTATTAGTAATCCAGATTATCCTATAAGGGTAAAAGAGAATTTAGTATTAAGTGATATTTCAGATAATCATACTCTGTTTGGAGGAGGAACAGAAAGAGGATATACAGATTATTCAAATGCTAAATAA
- a CDS encoding zinc-binding alcohol dehydrogenase family protein has protein sequence MKAIGFKTSLPIENEDSFIEFEIIKPKPKGKEILVKINAISVNPVDFKIRQNSAKDIVLAEPKIIGWDAVGIVEAIGDDVSLFKVGDEVFYAGDVTKQGSNATYQLVDERIVGFAPKNISNTEAAAMPLTSLTAWEILFDRIRISKEKDKGKSILIIGGAGGVGSVAIQLAKKIAGLTVLATASRNETTDWCKQIGADHIVNHKDLMNDVRKAGFEHLDYIVDFVDTNDYWDIMVELIKPQGHIASITGSSEPIVLNKLKSKSVSFSWEFMFTRSMFQTDDMIEQHHILNKISALLDSEQIVSTVSHTFKSFTVENLKEAHKLLESGKTIGKIVIEY, from the coding sequence ATGAAAGCTATCGGATTTAAAACCTCATTACCTATAGAAAATGAGGATAGTTTTATTGAATTTGAAATAATAAAACCCAAACCAAAAGGAAAAGAAATATTAGTAAAAATTAATGCTATATCAGTAAATCCTGTTGATTTTAAAATAAGGCAGAATAGTGCAAAAGATATTGTTTTAGCAGAACCGAAAATCATTGGGTGGGATGCAGTAGGAATAGTAGAAGCAATAGGTGACGATGTATCTCTTTTTAAGGTTGGGGATGAAGTTTTTTATGCAGGAGATGTTACAAAACAAGGGAGTAATGCTACTTACCAATTAGTAGATGAACGTATTGTAGGTTTTGCTCCAAAAAACATAAGTAATACTGAAGCCGCTGCAATGCCATTAACATCTTTAACCGCTTGGGAAATACTATTTGATAGAATCAGGATTTCAAAAGAAAAAGATAAAGGGAAAAGTATTTTAATTATTGGAGGTGCTGGTGGAGTAGGCTCGGTTGCTATTCAGTTAGCTAAGAAAATAGCAGGATTGACAGTGTTAGCAACCGCTTCGAGAAACGAAACAACAGATTGGTGTAAGCAAATTGGAGCAGATCATATAGTAAATCATAAAGACTTAATGAATGATGTTCGTAAAGCAGGATTTGAACACTTAGATTATATTGTGGACTTTGTTGATACAAATGATTATTGGGATATAATGGTTGAATTAATAAAGCCACAAGGACATATTGCATCAATTACAGGTTCGTCTGAACCAATTGTACTTAATAAGTTAAAAAGCAAGAGCGTGAGTTTTTCTTGGGAATTTATGTTTACAAGATCAATGTTTCAAACAGATGATATGATTGAACAACATCATATATTAAACAAAATATCAGCTTTATTAGATAGTGAACAAATTGTTTCTACAGTAAGTCATACATTTAAAAGTTTTACTGTAGAAAATTTAAAAGAAGCACATAAGTTGTTAGAAAGTGGGAAAACAATTGGTAAAATTGTAATTGAATATTAA
- a CDS encoding DoxX family protein, which yields MMPKNTAYVLLRITMGINIFCHGFVRIPKLTSFRDWMVNTFVDSMLPSWTVYSWGTILPFIEFIIGLFLIIGFKTYETTIAGASMIAILIFGSCLTEN from the coding sequence ATGATGCCTAAGAACACAGCATATGTTTTGCTACGGATTACTATGGGAATCAATATTTTTTGTCATGGATTCGTTAGAATTCCTAAGCTAACGAGTTTTAGGGATTGGATGGTAAATACTTTTGTAGATAGCATGCTTCCTTCTTGGACTGTTTATTCATGGGGAACAATATTACCTTTTATAGAATTTATTATTGGATTATTTTTAATTATTGGGTTTAAGACCTATGAAACAACTATTGCTGGAGCAAGTATGATTGCAATTTTAATTTTTGGGTCATGCTTAACTGAAAATTAG
- a CDS encoding cupin domain-containing protein has product MKRVLLLGIICFSLQVLNAQSNETNLEINANEIQLIDFEKLPMDTISDGIRRQWIHGAKGQMAYFHLKKGAHIPMHSHPNEQITYIIDGKVKIKTFYKEKPVEYIVKKGQVIIFPENVPHEFFALENTLDLDVHVPVRQDWLTNELPDYLKKSK; this is encoded by the coding sequence ATGAAAAGAGTTCTTCTTTTAGGTATTATATGTTTTAGTTTACAAGTTTTGAATGCACAATCAAATGAAACTAATTTGGAGATAAATGCAAATGAAATCCAATTAATTGATTTTGAAAAATTACCGATGGATACGATTAGTGATGGAATTAGACGGCAATGGATACATGGAGCAAAAGGACAAATGGCATATTTTCATTTGAAAAAAGGAGCTCATATTCCAATGCATTCACATCCCAATGAACAGATTACATATATTATCGATGGGAAAGTAAAAATTAAAACATTTTATAAGGAAAAACCAGTTGAATATATTGTAAAAAAAGGACAAGTAATTATTTTTCCAGAGAATGTTCCACATGAATTTTTTGCTTTAGAAAATACCTTAGATTTAGATGTGCACGTTCCAGTTCGTCAAGATTGGCTAACAAATGAATTGCCAGATTATTTAAAAAAGAGTAAATAA
- a CDS encoding SMP-30/gluconolactonase/LRE family protein: MLLLLIVNSSYAQIKLPFKLENQWKINGFENPESIVKDKEILYVSNVNGTPTDKDGNGYISKVSLDGKIIQQKWIIGLNAPKGLGIYGDTLYIADIDVVMAINIKTKEKILHKVEGATFLNDITVDNQGNIYVSNTFGFSAIYRLSKGKVSLWMKDESLNLPNGLYVSGNDLYIANWGTNLNPKTYATEILGNLIKVNILTKEIIKLTKPVGNLDGISKTIHGFLITDWLAGKLLYINEDYEVVEVLDLPQGSADIYFDKSTKTVYIPLMLDNQVLSYQFKKIKK; the protein is encoded by the coding sequence ATGTTGTTACTTCTAATTGTTAATAGTAGTTATGCACAAATAAAACTACCTTTTAAATTAGAAAACCAGTGGAAAATCAATGGATTTGAGAATCCCGAGAGTATTGTAAAAGATAAGGAAATACTGTATGTGTCAAATGTAAATGGAACCCCGACTGATAAGGATGGGAACGGATATATCTCTAAGGTTAGTTTAGATGGAAAAATAATTCAGCAAAAATGGATTATTGGTTTGAATGCTCCAAAAGGATTGGGTATATATGGAGATACTTTATACATTGCTGATATTGATGTTGTTATGGCTATAAATATCAAAACAAAAGAAAAAATACTTCATAAAGTTGAAGGGGCTACTTTTTTAAACGATATTACTGTTGATAATCAAGGTAATATCTATGTTAGTAATACATTTGGGTTTAGTGCTATTTATAGATTGTCTAAAGGGAAAGTCTCACTTTGGATGAAAGATGAAAGTTTGAACTTGCCTAATGGATTATATGTTAGTGGTAACGATTTGTATATAGCTAATTGGGGGACAAATCTTAACCCTAAAACATATGCAACAGAAATTCTAGGAAATTTAATTAAAGTTAATATTCTGACTAAAGAAATTATAAAGCTTACAAAACCAGTTGGGAATTTAGATGGAATTTCTAAAACGATACATGGTTTTTTAATTACAGATTGGTTGGCAGGGAAATTACTCTATATCAATGAAGATTATGAAGTGGTTGAGGTTCTAGATTTGCCTCAAGGAAGTGCGGATATTTATTTCGATAAGAGTACAAAAACAGTCTATATACCATTAATGTTGGATAATCAAGTTCTAAGCTATCAATTTAAAAAAATAAAAAAATGA
- a CDS encoding polysaccharide deacetylase family protein, whose translation MKIKFIKVITVLSSLFVLSSCTSKVKDETKNETETKVEKDVKSYWPNGAQLVISVSMQFETGGQPEGAESPFSGNPLPKGNPDLPAESWFRYGAKEGVFRMLDLWKKHSIHVTSHVVGEAAVKYPDVAMAIANGGHEIAAHGIAWDDQWNKTYEEELEFVKKGIDTVEAITGQRGIGYNSNWLRRGPNTLKVLQELGFLYHIDDLSRDEPFITKVRGKNFVVMPYTLRNNDIVNVEGKHWSPDQFLTQLKMEFDQLYEEGLKKRRMMSISFHDRIGGSPAMVKAMDEFLNYVQAKSGVVFMRKDEIAKMIQNDPNTPIDNSEEKYNN comes from the coding sequence ATGAAAATAAAATTTATAAAAGTAATTACAGTACTAAGTTCTCTTTTCGTTCTTTCAAGTTGTACTTCAAAAGTAAAGGATGAAACAAAAAATGAGACAGAAACAAAAGTAGAAAAAGATGTTAAATCATATTGGCCAAATGGAGCACAATTAGTGATTTCAGTTTCTATGCAATTTGAAACAGGTGGACAACCTGAAGGTGCAGAAAGTCCATTTTCAGGCAATCCGTTACCAAAAGGCAATCCTGATTTACCAGCAGAATCTTGGTTTAGATATGGTGCTAAAGAAGGTGTTTTTAGAATGTTAGATCTTTGGAAAAAACATAGCATTCATGTAACTTCTCACGTAGTTGGTGAAGCGGCTGTAAAATATCCTGATGTAGCAATGGCGATTGCAAATGGAGGTCATGAAATTGCAGCACATGGAATAGCTTGGGATGATCAATGGAATAAGACTTATGAAGAAGAATTAGAATTTGTTAAAAAAGGAATAGATACAGTAGAAGCAATTACAGGACAACGAGGCATTGGTTATAATAGTAATTGGTTGAGAAGAGGACCAAATACTTTAAAAGTTTTACAAGAATTAGGGTTTTTATATCATATAGATGATTTAAGTAGAGATGAACCATTTATAACAAAGGTTAGAGGTAAAAACTTTGTAGTTATGCCATATACTTTAAGAAATAATGATATTGTTAATGTTGAAGGAAAACATTGGAGTCCAGATCAGTTTTTGACTCAATTAAAAATGGAATTTGATCAATTGTATGAAGAAGGTCTTAAAAAAAGAAGAATGATGTCGATAAGCTTTCATGATAGAATTGGAGGTTCTCCAGCTATGGTAAAAGCTATGGATGAATTTTTAAATTATGTACAAGCTAAATCGGGTGTTGTCTTTATGCGTAAAGATGAAATTGCAAAAATGATTCAGAACGATCCGAATACACCAATTGACAACTCAGAAGAAAAATACAATAATTGA
- a CDS encoding AraC family transcriptional regulator has translation MKRFNNFHPFNVFSLELEIWEFELHQHNFYELIFIEKGKGIHLLNEISFKYKKGDVFLITPNDAHEFIIENKTIFTFIKFTELFFSNLLEINKLLISNNTFETILKQDHLNEGCAICDKTDKKHVFSLLKIIQHEFLNTSILSKEIIQKTFFAVMMLIARNKNSDFNSSIVLDKDTERLNSILSHIRTYVLDNEKMKLKNIATQFHLSPNYISIYIKKHTGISLQQYVIKMKLKLAEKLLEEKKLNINEIATKLGFNDSSHFNKLFKNHRGISPSAFSKGYISNS, from the coding sequence ATGAAACGGTTTAATAATTTTCATCCCTTCAATGTATTTTCTTTAGAATTAGAAATTTGGGAATTTGAGTTACATCAACATAACTTCTATGAATTAATCTTTATAGAAAAAGGAAAAGGTATTCACTTATTAAATGAAATATCATTTAAGTATAAAAAGGGAGATGTTTTTTTGATAACGCCAAATGATGCTCATGAATTTATAATTGAGAATAAAACTATTTTTACTTTTATTAAGTTTACTGAATTATTCTTTTCAAACTTATTAGAAATTAATAAACTTTTAATTTCTAATAATACTTTTGAAACAATTTTAAAACAAGATCATTTAAATGAGGGATGTGCTATTTGTGATAAAACTGATAAAAAACATGTTTTTTCACTTTTAAAAATAATTCAACATGAATTTTTAAATACCAGTATATTAAGTAAAGAAATAATTCAAAAGACTTTTTTTGCGGTAATGATGCTAATTGCTAGAAATAAAAATTCAGATTTTAATTCTTCTATAGTTTTAGATAAAGATACGGAGCGCTTAAATTCCATTTTATCTCACATAAGAACTTATGTTTTGGATAATGAAAAAATGAAATTAAAAAACATAGCTACTCAATTCCACTTATCACCTAATTATATAAGTATTTACATAAAAAAGCATACTGGAATTTCATTACAACAATATGTAATTAAAATGAAATTGAAATTAGCCGAAAAATTACTTGAAGAAAAAAAACTTAATATTAATGAAATTGCAACGAAGCTTGGTTTTAATGATTCTAGTCATTTTAATAAATTATTTAAAAACCACAGAGGCATAAGTCCTAGTGCTTTTTCAAAAGGTTATATTTCAAATTCATAA